Within the Osmerus mordax isolate fOsmMor3 chromosome 21, fOsmMor3.pri, whole genome shotgun sequence genome, the region cctctgtcattctctttaCTGTGCTGAAGAAGACATCTCCTTGTCAGCTTGATCTCAGGGTAGGAGAGACAACTTTAAGACTTAACACACAGCTCTCTTGGTCCTGTCCTTACATTGCGGGAGCTGTGAAAGTCTTACACTAAAGGCCCGCTGTGCGTTAGTCGGCACAGACCTTACGGCCAAGCGGGGAAGGGTTAGTAATGGACTTCCTTCCCATTAGGTGGCCTGCTTGTTATGTCACAACCTAGAGACCCACTCTGCATGCAAGAGATGCCAACTTAACCCTATGTGCCAATACAAGCAGTCCCAAGTCAAGACTATCTTGAGAAAGAACTCTTCTCCCAGTGTGGGGGATTGTTGAGAACCTTCCGGAGGAAgcgagggggacaggagggatCAAAACGGGCAGCGACACCTCATCTCGGAACAACTGAgatcatttgttttgttttgtttggcttTTCATGGGGGAATGCCCCGTTATGGAGTATATCTCTACTCAGTTGGTGGTTCCAGTATGCTACGGTGCACAGTTGATGGGTAATCCCGGgtacatatttttttaaaccaaaAATTAAAATCGCATTTTAAAACATCATTTTTATGACGTTTGACAAAAAATCTTAATCTAAACTgaggaaaaaagacaaaaaaaaaaatatatgtaaaaaaaaaaaaaaaaaaaaaaaaagctctgCACTTCTAGCTGAAACGTCTCCAGTTAACAGCCTCTGCTTCCATCCATCCCGGGAGCGGACTGCAGGCTGGGGTGCCTTTTAAGTGGATGCTGTATTTATCCTATTTGTTTGTGTTCCGCTCAAAGCGGTCTCACAGAACTGTACATTTCCACAGACCAGGATAGCTTGAGCCTCACTGTATCACCCCCCACATCTCAAGAGGTACAAAGTCTTAAGAGAATTTTAAAAAGTAAATGAataaacggagagagaggggaagaaaaaaaacgaacgGGAAAAGGCTACCCTTTCAGGGACATGCAGTCCTGCAGCACACTAGCAAAAATCACTATTGCCTGTTTCTGTAACTGCCTTGATCCAAGCTCAGACAGACCCCCTGGTCCTCCAGGCATCCTGCTCCACAGTGAGGGgggggttccccccccccccccccccatggtgcACCAGCACTGAGAGGTACTCAGCCTCTCAGCAGCTCCACTATTGAGTACAGTATACAAGACTACGGTGTGTGGTAGCACACCTATGACACCTTGATCTCAATCTTAAGTTTTTCCTTTGCAAAAGTCTGGGTTTAATTCAACTGAAGACGAGCAATatgtattccccccccccccccccccccccccccacctcctcccctcccaagcTAAGTCAAAGTACGAAGGGAAGATACATGGTGGGGTTTAAGTGATACTTGATGGATCAAGAGAAATGTCTAAGTGGATATGCACGTTCTGATTTGATGAAACATATTACAGTACCATTAAGTGCTAGTACTGTATTGGTATTTGTCCTTGGACTAAGTAGAACTACTCAACCTGAAATCACCAGTTTGAATGCATACTTTACCCAGTAGAGAAAAAGATCATAAACatatcaaaacaaaaaatattaaaaCACAAATACTTGAATTAAGGAGCACCAATAACGTAATGTGAAGtctttagtatttttttttgtctgacttGTACACTTCTGAGCTTTTCGAAAACATCAGTACAAAATATTGCATTAAGTTTTAAACAGATTAACAATATTGGAAAGATAAATGCAAAAATCATTGATGTGTGCTTGAAAGTCAGGTGTGTATGAATGTTTGTGCAAAAAAaaacgtgtgagtgtgttgggcaCATGCCTGCTGTTTTGTTCCATTCAGTATGTTGTATTTCTTTTTAAAATTCTTTTATTCagatatgattttttttttctttgttgctTGTTGAAAACTATATTCTGATAGACATTGTTATCTTCTAACATTGCACTGAGTGTCATCAACCCCTCACTCAGCTAATTGTAGATAAACAAGACTAAGTACTGAGGGAAGATGGTGACAATTCACGTGTTAATGTTTACTCAAGGACTTAATggaaaaaatagtttttttttgttgttcttttaaCTGTAAAATGTTTATCTACCTTATAGTGGCTTTTATTGTTGAATAATCCCAACGAGGGTTATCATTGAGTATTGCACCATTTTGTTCTGATTATaaacaaaaagaaataaaaaaaagaaaaaataattaaGGGAAAAAATAATCTAAGAACTGTGGCCATAGATAGTTGTAGAAGGAGTAGTAATCCCTGTTAACTTCATGGAGAATTGGAAAGGGATGATGTGGGGAGGTGAGTTTGTTACAAGACTCCCTTCAGAGGTGCCTATCTTCTCTGTTCTTGTTTTGCAAAAGCCACCTGTCGTTTACAAGCATTTCATTTGTCTGGAGTTCAAGGAAAACGGAGTTTCTAACAGGAATGTTGAAAACAACGGACAAATTCCATCTTCCATCAAATGAATATGAAAACTTGCAAAATGAAGATTTATGCTACTTTCAGAACTCTGGGATTGATCAGTGTTGAGTCGTATTTCAATTTTGATTTATCTGTTGATGTCAAAAGACTATATAACTCTGTATGTATTGATTTGATTTTGTCGTCTGTAAACAACGCAATTTGCTCACTATCTTGCACACTCATGAAAGACGTGGAGCTTGTCTCAGGAAGGCCAGGGTTCCAGAATACCAACTTCGTCATTTTGATTAGAATTTTTTTTGGTGGGAATAAAATAAGAAAAAGCATAACTCCAAGCACTGAAGGATATGGGCGAAACTGAATATGAAtaacctttttttttcaaaaagtCCGTAGCAGTTACATATTTACCAAATAAAGGACTGAAATCAACTTCTTTTtccaaaaagagaaaaaaaaaaaattgtgcttTACATGTAAAATTGCtttacatttaaataaaaatgaTCAATGGTGGTTGCTTGTCAAGACAGTGACAGGACACATGTTTATTTTCTTTGAGGTTCCATCCTGTAATGTTCAGGAGCGTCGTGCATTACTCTCCCTCTCGTCATTATTATGTTTAAACATCTGTTCCTGAGGCAGGTATTTAATGAGTTTCTTATGTGACATTGATGGTTTAGGAGACAGACTGAAGTGGAGGGAAGCTGGTTTGAAAAGGATCATGATCTATGCACAagtaggaaggagggggggggagtccccGGGGCCTGACGTTCTCGAAGGCCTCCACGACCCGTGTTCAGGGTTTGACCTGTGTTTCCGTTGTTTTTTTGGTTTTTTTGAGCTCGCATTTCACAAcgttccttccccccctccctcctcatcaacCATCATTATCGTCATCTGACTTTATGGCAAAACTTTGCATTGCATTTCGCCATGCTGTGTAATCCTTAACCAATGAGCGCTTCTCCTTCTGCTAAAGCACTGTGGGTTCTACTGAAAAAAAGCCCATGACTTCTAAGGCTGTCCGTTTTTTAAAGGGGAGGagtatgggggggtggggaaacGGGGGTACTTTGCCTTCTGCCTTTTCATTTTAAAAACGTTAAGGAAAATGTCTGTAACTGAGATACAAAGTTGTGGCTTTTAAATGTTgttcttttcttcctcctcatAGAATGTGATTGTTAATGACATACACCGGAAAAAAAATGTTTCCATTAATTATGGAGCTTCTTTCGGACTATATTAATAAATTGCAATTTTTTCTTGGCTGTTAAGACGTGTCTTACTATTGTGAATTATTTTGAATATATACCTTTATTTTTATCGTACAAAAACGGTCTTACAATTGCATGTGGAATATAATAGACAATGTTCATATAAAAAGCAGTTAAGTTATTATTGCACTCTGAAGCAAAGCCAAATACACATCCTCCCTAGAACCTACATTTAACATGGTAGTATGTACATTTTCTCTCTTCGCGTAAAATAATATTAATGCCACTGCAGTGCACATTTGAAAGCAGATAGAAGCTTATGATAGCGCACCGTCCACATTTCTTATTGACATTAAGGTGCTCCAGTTCACATTGGCACAGAGTGAAGAAGCTGTAATCcagatccctgtgtgtgtgtgtgtgtgtgtgtgtgtgtgtgtgtgtgtgtgtgtgcgttgacgAGAAGGGCTGACCTCACTTCTGACGGCACGCTCTAGGTAGAACCCCCTCAGCCCCTTGGATCACTCGTAGTGGTTCTCCTTCTTCACACCACCGTTGCTGTACAGCGAAGCATCCGTTTCCTCCAGGTGGTAAGGGGCCAGTTTACTGTTGGGTGTCCTCACCCCAACCATTTCCTCATAGATGGCAATCTGGGGTTGAGCTTTGACACGGTGGCGAGCCTTCCCCTGAGAAGTGGGAGGAAGTGTGAAGATTAAATCAGTACCATCAACAGGTGAACACGAACAGCAAGTGAGACCTTTCGAGTTTCCTATGTGAAACTAGACAGGCGTGCAAAGTTCAACGTTCTGAAATGTGTTATTGGCAAAGAAAGCATCACGTCAAGACCTCACCAAGCAACCGTCACATTGTCTACTCTATATCTGAATTTAAAAACGCTGTATGTATATACGTGCATGACACAGCAGGAAACTTTGTTGATATCATTTATAATCATGTAAAAGTCCTACTCACTCGATAGACCATCAACAAGACCAACAGGACGATGAGGAGTAACAGGCCAACGGCTGCAAAGGTGGCGTACAGTAAGGTGGAGTAGCTTGAACACTGGCAGTTACCATCTGGGAAGACAAAAAAAGCCACATGGTCTGACTAACAGGGCCGCTTAGACACCCAGAAAATACAGCAAGCCATCGCTTCAATTCGGACCTGTTTATACAGTGACAACCAATTCACCATCGGAAAATCTGTTACTCTATAAGCCagattgcattttttttttaagtggtcTTCTTTGGCAAGTAGGTTACTGTGAAGGTGCCTTAAACAGAAGTGCATAAAAACCATAAAAACATTTAGACGTGACCTCGCTCCAGTACACCTgactcaaatgaatgggtcgttatcaagccTAGCAGAACACTGATCaccgttcatttgaatcaggtgtgttggagcatggAAACATCTAGAGCATACCAGACAGTATAGGCTCTGAGGGCCAGGGTTGAAGAGCACTGACCAAGAAAACACCAACCCTGCTGTCAAGCTATAATGGTGGCAGTTGTACCACCACACCTGACATTTAGTCACACATTCTTTCTGAAGTCTAACATACACCAAGCGCTTGTGGACAAACAGGTTttaggaaagagaaaaaggttaacgtgggggggaaaaaacatgtTCAGATATGGAAGGAGCAGTTGATTAAACGCACGAAACGACCGGGAAAGCAACAAAGCACTTGTCCTATTGTGACTTGTGTGCCTACGAACAAGTCCTATGTCCCCCAAGCCGTACGACATGACCCACCTTGCACCGACACAAAGTAGGCCTGCATCCCTAGCGTGGTGCTGTGGTCGGGCTTGTCTGGAAGCAGCAGCTCGCAGCTGTACAGAGCGCTGTCCTCGGGCTTCAGgtggagcagggtgaggttgtaGGCCAGCCCGCTGGGCACCGTGCCCAGGTGGAGCCTCTCCGCGGGGAACGGGGAGGAGGTCTGGCTGTCCGGGGGCCGCTTGGAGTGGAACAGCACCTCCGCCTCGTCCTGGCCCTGCCGTCGCCTCTTCAGACTCACCCCCTCCATGGGCCCCGTCCCCCCGtgcggggtgaggcaggggagcGAGGCCGAGCCCCCCGCGCAGGCCTTTATCAGCCCTACGTCCAGAGAGTCTGTGACATCTCCGGCAGGAAGGAACAGACAGGGATGCTTACTCCTGCTCTGGctggagttgggggggggggggggttggcccTGGGGCCACGGAGGGGGGGAACAAGAGGAAGGCTATTCTTGCGAGGAAGCAACTGCAGGACGCATGATAAAGAGGCCCCAGCGGTCTAAATGACTTctcgcaacaacaacaaaaaaaacacaccgtCCAAGTGAAGCTACAACACAAGACTCGCACAGAGGAAGTGCCACTGATGTGTGAATAAGTCTCTTGGTAcagtgaaagtaccaagtcaagtACGAAATACAAGTTTGCTACTGATAAactattattaaaaaaaaacgacAGCAGGCCACCTGCGAAAGAAACACAGGAGATGCTTACCTGCGTCCGAAACGTGGAGGAAGTACTCCGTCTCGCCGGGGACGTCCTTGTACAGGATGCCGTCGATGGTGAACACGCAGTAGTAGAGGTCCGAGTCTCGGCCCTGGAGCTGGGCGAGGGAGACTTCCACCTGCCTACTTTCAGGTTTTCCCTTCACGTCGATGCGCTGCTCGTTATTGGGGAAGTGGGGCGCGTTGGAGTTTGACAGATACATGACTTTGCCGGGCTGGAGCCACTTGCGGTAGAGGCCGAGGCCAATGACTTTCTCGGAGGTGTTCTTGTGCACGCATGGAAGGATGGCAGAATCACCCTTGCTTTTGTTCAGGACCTGGACTTCACCACACACTAGAAGAGGAAAGACAAAATCATCAGTTTCTGACTATGAAGttatcttaaccctcgtgctgccttcgggtcacatgacccaaaggttcataacgaaccatcgttgtgtttacccaattttacccaatacaaatacaaattaaaataattttcttttaacctttgcaatgtggggggtctgagacagcctagctgttaaaagaaaatgcttcactttgtctttgtatgcggtaaatctgtcgcaatacgacggtgggtcacaatgactgatgggtcagaatgacccgaagataacacaagggttaagaacttTGGTGCTAGCACACGGTCGAAGGGGTCACCACCCCCAGGGTTAGTTGGGGCCAATCCTAAAGGAAACATGAGTCATTCTGTCATTCCCTTTTAGTGTTGGTAGTAACAGTTGTAAgtagtaaaaaaatataaattatATCACTAACACAGTAACCCGATTCATCCATTCAAGACTTTTAATCAAATACTCCCCCCCAACTGAGGGGTTTAACCCTTTGATACACAACATGGGTCTAAAGTGACCCGACGGAGTTTACATTTTCTATATCTTGGCAATAAATTAATTTAATCATTTAGTATTCCAGGTATTCAATTAAATTGCTTTTAATCATCAAGTCCTTattttcatttctttctttctttatgaataaaaatcatttttgtATTACTACCCCTATAATGCACAGCAAAAACAAGATACTTAATGAATATCTAGAATATTAAATAATTAAATTAATTGATTTCAAAAGACATGGCAAAGAAACAGCTATACATTTATATCATAGGAAAATGAATGCAGGTCGTTTTAGACCCATGTTGTGCATTAGAAGGGGTTTGCATCTTGTGTATCAAAGGGTTAATAAAATGTAGTTATGTAATAAAATGTGCATTCATTCCAAACCATAATCAGGTGTATATTCAGTACTTACCAAGCACAGCAAACGTGAGGATCAGCGTGCCAGCAATCGCCCTCATTGTCTCTACTACACTTTCACTAACGCATCAAATAAGAAGCAGGCATTCAGTGACATCAGGGAGCTGGGCTTCAAGGACTTTTGATGACAGGAGTGGGGTGGAGGAAGAGTTTATTGCATGTGAGGTAACTGAAGCGTGGGGCTGGCTTTCTGGTAGAGGAACTACCTGACAAGCACCACTGACAAGCCTCAGCCCAACAGGAAGTGGGGGCGCAATGTAGCGCAGACGAAAACCAAGTGAgctcgggagcttacttgaaacctaggggtaTGTTAATACAGcgctacctgcaacaatggcggacagatcatccagtcccataaatgtaatattttcggctaaataattgatttaaaaaaattatgacagcattgttttgtgctctacacagtcctgtacatatgtatttgcaaccatgttcttaattgaaacttttgcaaccatgttcttaattgaaacttttttttttatcgctagtttgctacgctaagcgttacattgctgatttgcacaacagtcacgcatttctctgattatccttgaatggactccatgcatgtctagttttaattaaactattagcagcgaatttcaaacgaatttcgtttgatatcagtgcataacactattgctttggagacatcgatatacgtaaccgtaaccaagtggtgtctcatttcatagggctatgtagcccttacccctcagtttagagacaagggctaggggtaaggcgTAGGgctaagacagagtattgggattcggcctaagaGTTCCAATatgtcacattcactcacagttATGGTGCATCTCACTTTCTTGTCATAGAGCTTGTAGTCTAGACTTCAGTGCTACTAAGATTTTCACATTGTGTACAAATATGTGTACAGAGAAATAACTAATTACAGCATTAACAAACTAATTAACTGTTTTTGGAATACATTAATTTTCCTTTCATTCTTTTCGAAAAACGAGAGCGCTGGACGCTCACAAATTGCTTCGAATAAAAGGACATTTCATCAACTCAGACTTGTGATCCCACCCACCACCCTGAGCGGGAAATCCCCCTGAAAACAGAAGCTCCTCTCCCACGTGACACCGGGGCTTGATTACCACATGGCAATCGTGACAGACGTTACTTCACTGACCAATGTGACAGACATGACACCTCCGCATGCACGTGCTCTGCAAACATGTGAAGCTTGCCATGTCTTACATGAATGGCAGCAGGCTACATATTGAGATGTCATGCTTAAGgtgtagggggtcagatggctgagcggttagggaatggggctaccaatcagaaggttgctggttcaattcccagccATGAGAAATGACGTggccctgggcaaggcactttaccctacttgccttgggggaatgtccctgtacttaatgtaagtcgctctggataagagcatctgctaaaagactaaatgtaaggtGCAATAattgacccccaccccctccttgccctccaaaacacacattacaACAAGAGAATACAAGGCACTATGCCATCTAGTGGCATGCTACTTCAGAATAGCGCAGACACGCATGCACTGGCTTCAACAATGACACATCCCATAATATGGTTAAGTATGCAAACCCTTTATTCATATAGTATAGGCATTCAAACATAGTACTTTGATCAAACACATTAGTACTTCGACAGTATACCGGTGACAACCCAAGTCACCCACAACAACGTCCAATCAGCTTCAAGATGTAATATCGAATTCGTACCGAGTCTACAATGTCTGGACAACGGCGGCTGAGAAAGTTGTTTAATGTGTCGAGTGCAATTTACAACTAGTAGTACGAAGATAGCTAACATTTTGAAGTTGTGTCTTTTCATTCTTTTGTTTGGCATGTCTTGAGATCTTTCTAGGTGGGTGTCAATGCATATCAATACATAACAgcaaatatataaataactaAATAAAATGCTCTCATTTCTATGGTGTGAATTCCCATGAATGCATCTAATCACAACTTGACCCATCAGTCAAAAGTTCCTTTGTGATTTCTACATGGTTGAATCCAATAATAATCTACTATCAAATGTCAATCTGGGTTGTGTGTACTGGTCAACTGGACTAGTCAAACGTGGCTATGACTGCCCTTATGACAGACTACTTACCCAATGAGAGTGAACATTTGTTTCCAGAGAATTTGCCCTCCTGAGTGCTTCAACGACAGACAGGAACATAAAGGCAAGCATGGAactccacacaaatacatgtgaCACGTTTCAATAAAGGTGTACATTCACATTCTTAAACTTTGGATCATAAAACAAAGACATCGTTTAATGGTGTCAGATAACTCAGAAATCTCCCACAACATGTAAGTCCAGGGGTTATAGGAGACAGCCACTCTAGAATACAACATAGGGTACTTACAGGATAAACTGACCTGTCATGCCAGGTGGCTTGCTTTTTAGGCTGAAAGGCAGATAAAGATGACATATCACATATCATCTGGCCACGCCCCCTACATGTCATGTGCTCTAGGTGACAAAGACATAGCAGTAGAAGAAGGGGGGCAACATTAGACTCGTTCCACCGGGTTCTGATAGCATCACGCAAGAACCATTCATTGGTTTAGCTCGACAATTGATTCATTCATGTcccctgggtgtgtctgtggctaATGACAATTTCTGAAGAAATACTTTGCAGAAAGATCTCATTGCCACCATGTCAACAACTTTAGGTTCTCATTCTATATTAGGTCTATTGGAAGTGGCAATTTCTAAGTTAATGACAcgctctttttttttaaataattataattacattctacAGTAAAGAAAGAAAGTAGGTCATGCACCCAGAGGACATGAGCAATTGATGTGAAGGCCAAATCTGACTGaaagttctctctctgtcaaccgCACTAACATGCACGGCGCATCATGACAGCCAGGACAAATGATCTTGATGTGCACAAGCCCAAATCTTAAGGGAAACTTCTCCAGTAGATCTAAAGTCTAATAACGGTACAAACCTTCATGCCGCCTCCCATCCACAGGCCAGGAAAAACCAGCATTGGATTTTAAGTGGGTTTTATTACAACAGAAGAGTTTTAAAACAATACAGAAGATAGCACACAGTTTTCTTTTACCCTTTTTTGATCATGGAATAATAAACCTGAAAAAGGAATCAAGCTAGAGGCTGGAACAGGGACATGACTACCTAAACAGTTGGAATCATCACAGTCATCAGAGACCCTCACCAACCATAGTTGGGGACTTGGAGTCCAACAGCACCTAAACATGCTGTGAGGGCCTCAGCcaattaacaaaaaaaaaacacaaacaaaaaagaaagaaagaaataatcaTATATTTACAGGAACTTGCCTTTCGTAAGGGGTTGGTACGCTCATGTTACTCCAGCAGCTTCAAAACAATATGAACCATATTTTAAACACACATCTACAAACCTGAGTGAAACATGAAAGAATCATGTACATGCGTCAGATTACTTAGGTTGGCGTCAAAGTTGTGTGGTGTTTGAGTTACTTCCCTAACCCCCAATAAAAGATGTCAATGTTAATGTCCGTGTGTTGCAAACATGTATTTTGtagctttttttttgtttaaattgtttttcttcaccgtcactggTCTTTAAAGCTCATTGGCTTGGGctaggtttgtttgtttttaaaagcAACAAGTTGAGAAAAGGTTTAACCTCCAAACCTAGTgaaggggggggttggggcgATGGTGGTGTTGCTGGAGTTTCAGTAGCGCCCAGCTGGAGACATGACGGGGGGCCTCATGCCCATGGGAGGGCCTCCCTGGTAGGGGGGCACCATGGGAGGGCCCTGCCCATACGGGGGCATGCCTCCGGGCATGTAGCCCTGCATGGCCTGGGGGGGAGCCCCATACTGACCTAGGGGACAGAGACACGCTGTCAGACACGCTCAACTCAAACACAATCGAAAACTGTGTCAACGGCTGCACACACCAACAACCTTGAAAACGCATGCAGACGGCAAAGCTGGTGAAACGGGCCAAAAGCTTGGCATTTTTAATTAATCTAGTATCTCAGAGCATCCATCAAGTAGTACCAAGTATCTT harbors:
- the cd7al gene encoding cd7 antigen-like, which encodes MRAIAGTLILTFAVLVCGEVQVLNKSKGDSAILPCVHKNTSEKVIGLGLYRKWLQPGKVMYLSNSNAPHFPNNEQRIDVKGKPESRQVEVSLAQLQGRDSDLYYCVFTIDGILYKDVPGETEYFLHVSDADVTDSLDVGLIKACAGGSASLPCLTPHGGTGPMEGVSLKRRRQGQDEAEVLFHSKRPPDSQTSSPFPAERLHLGTVPSGLAYNLTLLHLKPEDSALYSCELLLPDKPDHSTTLGMQAYFVSVQDGNCQCSSYSTLLYATFAAVGLLLLIVLLVLLMVYRGKARHRVKAQPQIAIYEEMVGVRTPNSKLAPYHLEETDASLYSNGGVKKENHYE